In the genome of Lactuca sativa cultivar Salinas chromosome 3, Lsat_Salinas_v11, whole genome shotgun sequence, the window AAATTATGAAGATTAATGTAAAAAATTGTCACTTTCATTGGGGCAGTCAATTCGAGAAAATGAAAGGGGTTCACTAGTTATAGACTTAGGTAGTATATATAGCTTGAGAAATTGAGTGAAAACCCCACAAGAATTTCGGAAATCGCAAAGAATCAAAGGAGAAATAGGGCTTGGaagttcttgaagagtttttggagtttcTCTTGAAATTAAAGTATTCTGACTCGATTTAAGCTTGATATAGTTGCTtagatatgtatatatgtatgctaAACGTGATTTGGTTCAACCTCTTGTCTCAATTCGGTCCAATCAGTAGCAAATTAAGTGGCATAGAGGGATGCTTGGATTAGACTATCCTAGTCTTTCAGGTTCTTATGAACCTAGTGTCTTTAACAAGTGTGAGACTGGTAGTCTCAACAATGGATGGGGGGGAATCTTTATATCCAGGTTTAGTAAGGGGTTCCGTAATCAGAAAGTTTTAGGTAAAATGCAAGTGTAGGTCCTTGGATCGCGAGATATGGATTAAGTACCGAGTTGGTTCTGGTAGGAACTCGCGTTGAGAATCACAGGTGTTTATATGTAAGGTTTTATTTCAATAAAGGTATGAATTAAGGAATATGTACGCCAAGGATATTCGTTGGAGGGTTCAGGATTAAAGGTTGGTTTCAGTTTTGATGGCAGATCAGATTGGTTGTGGTTTGGTTTGGTTCTTTTGTGTGGGTGTTAGGTAATTATGGGGTTTCAGAATCTTCAGTAGCGATATGTTGGTTCGGGAGTTTAGGGAAGCAAGGATTTGTTCGGCACTAGAAATTTCATCTCCCAATTTGTCTCCTGCTGTTCGTTATTCTTGGGAAATGGTTGTCATCAAGATGAGCTTCCCCTTGAAGGAATATTTGTCCCTTGGTCAAGTGAAAGGTTGTCGGCAGCAGAGTTTGGTCGGTGAATCGGTTTTCTAGCAGGATCTTCTGATAGTCATAAGTTAAGAAGTCAGTTTGGGGACAAGTAGAATGGAATTAGCAGTGATACAGTATAGGTGGAGATGTCGTACCCAattttgttggggcgaggttggccacaAGATTATGGGGCGGACCGAGGTGGTTCTTTAGACTACAGAGATGATCCATCAGATCAGGCAGAGATTGCAAACTGCTCAGAGTTGATAGAAGAGCTATATCGACCGACGCCGATATGAGTTGGAGTTTCAAGTCAGCGACATGGTGTTGCTAAAtatctcaccttggaaaggagtgattcacttcaggaagaggtggaagttgggtccccgatatattgggccattccAGGTTATTGCCATGGTTGGCAATGTTGCATATAGATTggatcttccggaggagcttagtcagattcatagcactttccatgtttcgcagctgCAGAAATGCGTATATGATGAGGATGCAGTGGcaccattggatgatattcatgtTAATGAGCGCCTAAGCTATGTTGAGTGGGCGGTAGCTATTCTGTAAATGAGGGTAAAGGTTTTTCataacaaggaagtacctttgtTAAAGGTACGACggtagcaccggaagggttctgagtggacctgggagccggaggctgagatgctAGAGCATTATCCAGATTAGTTCACcacagcaggcttcgaggatgaagcctagtctaagtgggggagagttgtaacatcttgattcccaggtatgatattttTTCCTTAAGCATGTTTTTCCTTTTGAACTCGTCGTGTTGGTAGCCTCAACATGGCGTGTTGAAGGACGTCTGGGCCGCGTATTTTCTTGGACCAAAACGATGAGTTGGTGAGGGGGAACTCGATGTGTTGGTGGCTGCACGAGAAACCCTAAATtatagggttttgcaccctatataatccccTTAAGTCCTTAGGGTTGGCcttttatcagcctccaaaccctcATATCGACCCTTGTGAACCCTAATTAGCTTTCCCTCTCATATTGTGATCTAGTATGTTGTTTTAGAGTAAAAGAAGAAGGAAGTTGGAATAAGGAAGTAAGGATCTAGCTGTAACGCCtggttcctagtatgtatttaacttgtaaattattcatttttatagagcaactcgacgagttggaggccccaaactcgtcgagtaaagatGTTCTGGACCGCGCGTTTTgggtgaccaactcgacgagttgggaggtcTCAGCTCGACGAGTTAGCTGggtaaaatgaaaccctaattccagggttttgcaccctatttaaacaccttaaaccTTTCATGTTGTCCTCATTTCCCAGCCTCCATTGTCCTAACCCTAAATCTCTAAACCCGAAAGCTACTTTGAGTGATTGTGAGCCTTTTTGGGTGTTTTTGGTGTGTGttgaagccattggaagaaggaaaagcttgaaggtacaaaaaggagcttgtagatccaaaatcCTTGTCTCATCCATGACATTTTTCTagtataaagcttgaacctttcCTTGTGGTTGAGTAGATCTCCTTTTTGGATTATTTTGCTTCGTTTTATCCAAATATCATGGTCCTTGGGAGTTAGACGTCCCAAATGGGTTAACACTTCAGATCCAGGGTCTTGATGGGTCTTCATGGCATAaaagtgccaactttatggccatgggagtcccatgcaacctctagaccatcattttggccttttggagcttctaATGGTCATGTATGTAGAGAAAGATGGGAATTTAAGTGATCTTTATGTCcctagagtccagatctatgaccttATGGTCTATCTTGCAGTATTGGTGGTCTTTGGATGAAGACTTTGgccttttgggttagggtttgatCTTAGTCTCATTAGGAAGGGTATtaaggggtaaagttggaaactttaccctcctaGAGGCATTTCCAGTGTAGATTTAGAGTATAGGGTGTAGATTTGAAGAATaatggcttaatgcattaagaagggTTAACAGGCTGAAGAATTCGAtgagttcatagaggaactcgacgagttgattagaAGTGTCCCGATTTTGTTGTAAAGGACGAACTCAGCGATTTGGAAGAAAACTCGACGATTCAACCCAAGATATCGCGATTCTGTGAGTTATGAAAACTCGCTGAGTTGgaagataactcgacgagttggatcgcaatatcatgattctgtgattcatgaaaactcgacgagttgaagggaaaactcgacgagttaagtcaactcggagcgttggctttgactttaactttgacttggaccaaaagttgacccttaaggggatggtgagtatgaaagggtaattaaggaaatcttttatgttCAGGGGATTGAATTGGGTTGATATTCGGAGTCGGGGACTGTTTTGCTACTTCTagtttttgaggtgagttaccttcccggtataagtgggtcgaaggcaccaatatcggcccacTAATTATTGTTTACAGTAGAGATGATTGTATATGTGATAATTGTccggtatgccactatctgttgagGTTTATGTTcttgtatgctatgttattacgtggtaatggtaggggtgaaatagaccccgtaaccagtcgaaagagaccgaaggggtaaccagcacccaaatatgctagacaatatgtgatttatgtgcttatatgctaggatattatgtggtagtgataggggtgaaatagaccccgtaaccggttgaaagagaccaaaggggtaggccaacacccagatatgctaggcagttaccggttgaaaaagACCGAACGGATATgctagcaccctgatatgctaggcggttattagttgaaagagaccgaagggtaggccagcatcctgatatgctaggcaataccgattgaaagagaccgaaggggtaggccagcacgcGGATATGCCAGgtagtatgtttattgtatgatatgtggtatgatgggggaactcactaagctctatgcttacggtttttagttttggttttaggtacttctacttagaaaggaaaggagccgacatgatcgcagcgcatcacactatgattttccgcacatgagatctttgggagattatactctgatattgttttcttatgacatgttttgattattgagaTATTGGTTTTGATTATGATACGAGATGACACTATTGATGTTTTCAGACTATTGGTTTTTATAATtacataattaaaaatgaaatttttggtcatgaattttgggatgttacactagcAATCAAAGCTCTCATTTTCAGCTTGGCACTCTactggacctttgtaagtatgTTAAATCTTGAGTTTTTTTTTCCCTTTTTCTCCTTATTCTTGGATGTCGAAATGGATGGATCTCATAAAGTGTGCAACTTTATGAACCTCCAGGTCAAGGTGACCTTGTAGTGGTTtcgaaaacaatttgtaaacaatgatggtttttgggttgattaaaaagtttaaaattttcaagaattttatggatgttacagaacCGTATGTCGTCATTATTACattattattgtatttaaaactataaaatattcgaataaaatacaaaaataaactttAAACCAAAAATATCAACAAACATAAGTTTTCAACGTACCAATGTTACTTTTATATAGAATTATTAATAATCCTAAACAAGTAAACATGCTAAACAATCATAAAAGAAAAGTATATATTAACACTTAGCAGAGAAACACTGAACATGCTAAACAATCCTAAACAATCATAAACAAGTAAATGTGATAAACAATCCAAATGCTTTCTGAAAATGATAGGCAATTTATAATTGTTAAATATACAACAAGTCAGGCTTGGCATGAATTGTTAGAAATAGGATATTAACAGATTGTTTGGATTCTTTGAAAGCCGTGATTCACTATCAAATTGAAGTATTTCAATGGCACATATTGAACACTCAATTGGATGAAATTCAGAGATTAGGAAATTAGAGAATATATATGTGAAATGTTCTTAAAGAAGTGTTCCAGAAAATGACCAAAAAACGGCTATATGATTCCTGTATGAAAACTGTCACAAGACAATTACAATCTATCATAAAACTGCCAAAACCTGTCATAAAAACTGATCTTAGGGAAAAGGGTCAAAATGAGTCCATTTTCTAAAAatcgaccccagccaggggctctgcccctcggacccccgttcgtttaggggcttcACCCTTAAATAATAGTgtactttgaatcttgaaaacttgaacaagtgtgtactcctgcaccatcctaacttgttcaatatttaacaagatcacttttggtcatcaaatttaatcctattacacttaaataatatggATGGTATTAAATCACCAACATCATTGTTAACTGTACAAAAGCTCTAAATGCTTTCTGATTCTGAAAATTATCCCGACCCTAACACAGGAGCCATATATAGGTGTTTCGTTTTAGTCTATATAAAAGAGAACCTGTGATAGCTTGATAGGAAGTGTCGACTACTTTACCTTTGTATTATGAAAGTGTCGACTGTGGTGGAAATCGGAAGGAATCCTCGCCTAGTCGCCGATGGTGGATCACAAATCGGAGAAATCCTTGCCCTTTGTATCATTGTGATGATGTCAACCAAGGAGAAATTGAAAACATGAGGTACTTTTCTCTTTAGTCGATTCTGTTAGTCGACATTAGGTTTAGAGTTTGGGTTGCAAACGACAATCAGTGGTTCTCTTCGGTCGATACTCGATTGAGATAGTTTTTTCCCGATGATTTTTGAGGGAAAAAAAACCAGTTCTCAAGGTGGTTGAACCGGCCCGGTTGGAGTGGTTGCACCGAGGGTCGAAGAAAACTAGCGGTTTTTCCGGTTTAAGGGACAAACGGTTTTCGGGGGTAAAGAACCGGAACCACGACCGGTTCCCGGTTGAACCGATTCAACATCTGCCGGTCCGGtccgattttcaaaacaatagatGAGACCTTTTTCACTAAAAcacaaaataaaactaaaatccaCCTCACATCTCACCCATCCTCTTCTTCCACAAAGCTTTTTGTAGCTCCCATTTATAGAAACCAGCCACCACTCTTCCTCAAACAACTTAAGATTAAACTTTATCATAATCAACTCAAAAGACACTCATTTTTTCTCCATACGAGGTTCATATAAATACACAGGTCTATACGACATCGAAAACTTTGACCAACCAATCAACACATTCAGAAGCGAACTTCTCGTATGAGGTCTGAACTCAAGAATGCCATCAAATATGTgcagaataatatatatatatatatatatatatatatatatatatatatatatatatatatatatatatatatatatatatatatatatatatatatatatatatatatcatacaacaCACCAGGAACAACAATATCAACACCTTTGGATGTAAGAAACAATTTTGGATCCCAATGTTGTCCGACGAGAATATTATGACCGGTCATGAGTGCAGGAAAGTAATTCTCACCAAGGAGAAGGCTCTTAATAGATCGAAGATATACATCAGCGCAAATAAGGTGAAGTTGTTGGATTTGATATTGTTGTTGATGTCGGAAGTGTCGATGACATTGGCGAAGAGATGGTAGCCTCTGTCTCTCAATACACCATGGAAGATCTTAACCAAATCGTTTGCTATATCTATTTGTCAAGAACACGAACCATTGAAGGAAGCGAGAGGGAGCGGGGTATCTTCCCCTCACCCCTAAACCACACTCAGAGTGTGGTATTTCTGGGTGTGTTCCTGCTTCCACTTATTTTTCATTCACCCATACCGTCCGGTACCCATACCGTCCGGTCTAATCTAAGACTTCAACCCTATTATACTCTTGAGCTATATCTTTCATGTCAAATTTTTAATCAACATACTTCATACACCTAGATTAGAAGCTTTTGATTTTATGTTAATTAAATCGTAACATCTTGGATCTACAATAAATAAAATTAGCTGGATTAGAAGCATTTTGATTTTATGTTAATTAAATCGTAACATCTTGGATCTACAATAAATGAAATTAATGGCTAATTTTCCGAAAAAAAATCCATTTCAAAAAGTTCACTGTCGCTATATACTTTAAATTCATGTAATCAGATTCTTTGTTTCTATGGTGATCCACTATCTCCATAATATTTTAATCTAATTCAATTGTAATGCTTTCTGTGAATAAGTCATGGAGACCTAAAGAACAACAACACTAAATATCGGAGTTAACAAATGTTCCGGCAGCTTATCAGTCAAGTTCAAGACCTCGTAGATCTCCATGGCTTTCCTCCTCCTCCATCGCCTCCAGTTGCCCCGCCGTCGTATTTCTTTCATTCTCAACCTCCAACGACACTGCCACCTCCGTCGCCGTCACAACTTCATGACGACAGGTTCTTCTATTTATGCCCTTATTTAATATTCACACATTTATTAAGATCGATTCTAATttaatgaaagccaggaaatcaAAGAGAGCTCCAAAGGAGCCAAAACGAATCGAAACTTGTGGTTCAAAATCAAACGAGACCATGGAAGAGATCTGGAGATACTTCCCGGACGACCTATACGAGGTTGTCATCGCAAGACTTCCGATCGCCGCATTCTTCCGTTTCCGATCAGTTTGCCGGAACTGGAACTCCTTACTGACTTCCGACGGCTTCACTCGTCAATGTTCTCAATTCCGGCCACCCCAACCTTGGTTTTACACCATAACGCATGAAAACGTCAACTCAGGAGCTATGTACGACCCAGTCTTAAGAAAATGGCACCACCCGATTCTCCCCAAAATACCCACAAACACCATTTTTTTCCCGGTGGCTTCCGCCGGTGGTCTCCTCTGTTTTCTCGACATCGGACATAGAACCTTCTATGTGTGCAACCCTCTAACCAGTTCCTTCAAAGAATTACCCACTAGATCGGCGAAAGTCTGGCAAAGAGTAGCTGTCGGAATGATTAGTGAAAAATCTAGTGGGGCCTATAAGATCATGTGGCTTTCCTCTAATGGCGAGTACGAGGTTTACAATTCCAGAAACGACAGGTGGCAACGCCTAGGAACCATGCCGGAATGTATCAAGCTACCATTATCGTTAAACTTAACTTTACAGGTTGTTGCGGCAGATGGGTGGTTGTATTTTCTAAGGTCGGATCCGGATGGGATAGTGTCGTTTGAAATGGATTCCGGAGTTTGGAAGGAATACCTGATTCCATTCCCGCCGGAGTCGAGGGACCATGCGTTGGCGGAA includes:
- the LOC111919354 gene encoding F-box only protein 6, whose translation is MFRQLISQVQDLVDLHGFPPPPSPPVAPPSYFFHSQPPTTLPPPSPSQLHDDRKSKRAPKEPKRIETCGSKSNETMEEIWRYFPDDLYEVVIARLPIAAFFRFRSVCRNWNSLLTSDGFTRQCSQFRPPQPWFYTITHENVNSGAMYDPVLRKWHHPILPKIPTNTIFFPVASAGGLLCFLDIGHRTFYVCNPLTSSFKELPTRSAKVWQRVAVGMISEKSSGAYKIMWLSSNGEYEVYNSRNDRWQRLGTMPECIKLPLSLNLTLQVVAADGWLYFLRSDPDGIVSFEMDSGVWKEYLIPFPPESRDHALAECGGRIMMVGVVTKGPASCVCVWELQKMTVLWTEVDRMPNVLCLELYGKHVKLSCLGNGGLVMFSLESKMTNRLITYDFLKKEWLKVNGCVRKGVRIACGTAFHPSLTAIA